From Sodalis glossinidius str. 'morsitans', the proteins below share one genomic window:
- the cysJ gene encoding NADPH-dependent assimilatory sulfite reductase flavoprotein subunit — protein sequence MTKQAPPTTVLPLSEEQLDRLQTATGDLSPLQLAWISGYFWGRVAEGKPAVPPPSQSAAAAAPITLISASQTGNARRLAEQLRDDLIAARLDVVLINAGDYKFKQIAQEKLLLIITSTQGEGDPPEEAVALYKYLFSKKAPALPSTQFAVFGLGDSSYEHFAKTGKDFDSRLAELGAQRLHDRVDADVDYQAQAETWRAAIVEQLKSRVAVASPAQQQLAASGNVNEVDSSPYTKEAPLTAHLALSQKITSRQSLKDVRHLEIDLTDSGLRYQPGDALGVWYENDPALICELLALLWLKGKGDEPVPVAGQTLPLAEALQKHYELTQNTPAIVAGYAAFARDEALLAVVADKAQLQQFALATPIVDMVRRAPIELSAEQLLSLLRPLTPRLYSIASSQAEVGEEVHITVGVVRYEIDGRPRTGGASGYLADRLGEDDELRVFIEHNDNFRLPGDPNTPVIMIGPGTGIAPFRAFLQQREADGAPGQNWLFFGNPHFTDDFLYQVEWQRYVKERLLTKISLAWSRDQAEKIYVQDRVREQGAEVWRWIQQGAHIYVCGDANRMARDVEQALVAVVAEYGCMDPEQADEYLSELRIERRYQRDVY from the coding sequence ATGACGAAACAGGCCCCCCCTACGACAGTGCTGCCGCTAAGCGAGGAGCAGCTGGATCGCTTACAGACAGCGACTGGTGATTTATCTCCCCTGCAGCTGGCTTGGATTTCGGGTTATTTCTGGGGGCGGGTGGCGGAAGGGAAGCCCGCCGTGCCGCCGCCGTCGCAAAGTGCCGCCGCAGCGGCACCCATTACGCTAATTAGCGCCTCCCAGACCGGTAACGCACGCCGGTTGGCGGAGCAACTGCGCGATGATCTTATCGCCGCCCGGCTTGATGTGGTGCTGATTAACGCGGGTGACTACAAATTCAAGCAGATCGCGCAGGAAAAATTGCTGCTGATAATCACCTCCACTCAAGGGGAGGGCGATCCGCCGGAAGAGGCAGTCGCATTATATAAGTATTTATTTTCCAAGAAAGCGCCCGCACTACCGTCGACGCAATTCGCAGTCTTCGGCCTCGGCGACAGCTCTTATGAGCATTTTGCCAAAACCGGCAAAGATTTCGACAGCCGGCTCGCGGAGCTTGGGGCGCAGCGCCTGCATGACCGCGTGGATGCCGATGTGGATTATCAGGCGCAGGCCGAGACCTGGCGTGCCGCCATCGTTGAACAGCTGAAGTCCCGGGTAGCCGTCGCCAGCCCGGCGCAGCAGCAGCTGGCGGCCAGCGGTAACGTTAACGAGGTGGATTCCAGTCCTTACACCAAAGAGGCGCCGCTCACCGCGCATTTGGCGCTGAGCCAGAAGATCACCAGCCGTCAGTCGCTCAAAGATGTGCGCCATTTGGAGATCGATCTGACCGATTCTGGCCTGCGTTATCAGCCTGGCGACGCGCTGGGGGTATGGTATGAAAACGATCCGGCGCTTATCTGTGAACTGCTGGCGCTTTTGTGGCTCAAGGGTAAGGGTGATGAGCCGGTCCCGGTGGCCGGGCAGACGCTGCCCCTTGCTGAGGCGTTGCAAAAGCATTACGAGTTGACGCAAAACACCCCGGCCATTGTGGCAGGCTATGCCGCCTTCGCCCGGGACGAGGCGTTGTTGGCCGTGGTGGCGGATAAAGCGCAATTACAACAGTTCGCGCTTGCGACGCCGATTGTCGACATGGTGCGCCGCGCGCCCATCGAGCTGAGCGCCGAACAGTTGCTGTCGCTGCTGCGGCCGCTGACGCCGCGTTTGTATTCCATCGCGTCGTCGCAGGCGGAAGTCGGCGAGGAAGTGCATATCACGGTCGGCGTGGTGCGTTACGAGATCGATGGCCGGCCGCGTACCGGCGGCGCCAGCGGCTATCTGGCCGATCGGTTGGGAGAAGATGATGAATTGCGGGTGTTTATCGAGCATAACGATAATTTCCGCTTGCCGGGCGATCCCAATACACCGGTCATCATGATAGGGCCGGGCACCGGGATTGCGCCTTTCCGCGCTTTTTTGCAGCAGCGCGAAGCCGACGGCGCCCCGGGCCAGAACTGGCTGTTTTTCGGTAATCCCCATTTCACCGATGATTTTCTTTATCAGGTGGAATGGCAGCGTTATGTCAAAGAGAGGCTTCTGACCAAAATCAGTCTCGCCTGGTCGCGGGATCAGGCGGAAAAGATCTATGTGCAGGATAGAGTGCGCGAGCAGGGCGCCGAAGTGTGGCGCTGGATCCAGCAGGGTGCGCATATTTATGTCTGCGGCGACGCCAATCGTATGGCCCGTGATGTCGAGCAGGCGCTGGTGGCGGTGGTGGCCGAGTATGGCTGCATGGACCCTGAGCAGGCGGACGAATATTTGAGTGAGCTGCGCATTGAGCGCCGTTATCAGCGGGATGTCTATTGA
- the cysI gene encoding assimilatory sulfite reductase (NADPH) hemoprotein subunit: MSEQQPKAKFSDNERLKGESRFLRGTIAQDLQDGLTGGFNGDNFQLIRFHGMYQQDDRDLRAERAEEKLEPLINMMLRCRLPGGVITPQQWLGIDAFAAEQTLYGSIRLTTRQTFQFHGVLKPKLKGMHQLLHCLGLDSIATAGDVNRNVLCTSNPVESVLHRQAWEWAKKISEHLLPKTRAYAEIWLDGEKTETTDQEPILGPTYLPRKFKTTVVVPPLNDVDLHANDLNFVAISDNGQLVGFNVLVGGGLAMTHGDKSTYPRKASEFGFIALDDTLKIAEAVVTTQRDWGNRSNRKNAKTKYTLESEGVGAFREEVEVRAGVQFAPIRPYAFTERGDRFGWVKGIDNQWHLTLFIENGRILDYPDRTLKTGLAEIARRHKGDFRLTANQNLIIAGVDKKDKAAIEALARRHGLINDDATPQRKASMACVAFPTCPLAMAEAERFLPQFVSNVETIMSGHGLAEDEIILRVTGCSNGCGRAMLAEIGLVGKAIGRYNLYLGGDRIGTRIPRIYRENITEDEILSIIDDTAGRWARERQPQESYGDYLVRAGIVRPVVDSARDFYD; encoded by the coding sequence ATGAGCGAACAACAACCGAAAGCCAAATTTTCCGACAATGAGCGGTTAAAAGGCGAAAGCCGTTTTCTGCGTGGCACCATCGCGCAAGATTTGCAGGACGGGCTGACCGGCGGCTTCAATGGCGATAACTTTCAGCTGATCCGCTTTCACGGTATGTACCAGCAAGACGATCGCGATCTGCGCGCTGAGCGCGCCGAGGAGAAGCTGGAGCCGTTGATTAACATGATGCTGCGCTGCCGCCTGCCGGGCGGTGTGATTACACCGCAACAATGGCTGGGCATCGACGCGTTCGCCGCCGAGCAGACCCTTTACGGCAGTATCCGTCTGACTACCCGGCAAACCTTCCAGTTTCACGGCGTACTGAAGCCGAAGCTGAAAGGGATGCATCAATTGTTGCACTGTTTGGGGCTGGACTCTATCGCCACCGCCGGCGACGTCAACCGCAATGTCCTGTGCACCTCCAATCCGGTGGAATCGGTGCTGCACCGACAGGCCTGGGAATGGGCGAAAAAAATCTCCGAACATCTGCTGCCGAAAACCCGCGCCTATGCGGAAATCTGGCTGGACGGCGAAAAGACCGAAACCACCGATCAAGAGCCGATCCTGGGGCCGACCTATTTGCCGCGTAAATTTAAAACCACGGTGGTGGTGCCGCCGCTCAATGACGTGGATCTGCATGCCAACGATCTCAATTTTGTTGCCATCAGCGATAACGGCCAATTGGTCGGGTTTAACGTGCTGGTGGGCGGCGGCCTGGCGATGACCCACGGCGATAAGAGCACCTATCCGCGCAAGGCCAGCGAATTCGGTTTCATCGCTTTGGACGACACGCTGAAAATCGCTGAAGCGGTGGTCACCACGCAGCGTGATTGGGGTAACCGCTCCAACCGCAAGAACGCCAAGACCAAGTACACCCTGGAGAGCGAAGGCGTCGGCGCGTTTCGGGAAGAGGTGGAGGTGCGCGCGGGGGTGCAGTTTGCCCCTATCCGGCCCTACGCCTTTACCGAGCGCGGCGATCGCTTCGGCTGGGTTAAGGGGATCGATAACCAATGGCACCTAACGCTGTTTATCGAAAACGGCCGCATCCTCGATTATCCGGATCGCACGCTGAAAACCGGCCTGGCGGAAATTGCCCGCAGGCACAAAGGAGACTTCCGCCTGACCGCCAATCAGAACCTGATTATTGCCGGCGTCGATAAGAAGGACAAAGCGGCTATTGAGGCGCTGGCGCGTCGGCACGGGCTGATTAACGATGATGCCACCCCCCAACGCAAAGCGTCCATGGCCTGCGTGGCGTTTCCCACCTGTCCGCTGGCGATGGCTGAAGCGGAACGTTTCCTGCCGCAGTTTGTCAGCAATGTGGAAACCATCATGTCGGGACATGGGCTGGCGGAGGACGAGATTATCCTGCGCGTGACCGGCTGCTCTAACGGGTGCGGCCGCGCGATGCTGGCGGAAATCGGGCTGGTGGGTAAAGCCATCGGCCGCTATAACTTGTACTTGGGCGGCGATCGCATCGGTACCCGGATACCGCGCATATACCGGGAAAATATCACCGAAGACGAAATTCTGAGCATCATCGATGACACCGCGGGCCGCTGGGCGCGTGAGCGTCAGCCGCAGGAGTCCTACGGCGATTATCTGGTGCGGGCCGGGATAGTGCGCCCGGTGGTTGATTCGGCGCGCGACTTTTACGATTAA
- a CDS encoding phosphoadenylyl-sulfate reductase, translating to MSDWDLGELNALEKAQQTAALAAVNQQLESQTAEQRVAWALEHLPEQAVLSSSFGIQAAVSLRLVTRQRPDIPVILTDTGYLFPETYRFIDELTETLGLNLQIFRATTSPAWQEARYGKLWEQGVEGIERYNQLNKVEPMNRALATLGAGTWFAGLRREQSGSRAHLPVLAIQRGVFKLLPIIDWDNRQVYQYLTRHGLSYHPLWEQGYLSVGDTHTTRKCEPGMSEEETRFFGLKRECGLHEG from the coding sequence ATGAGCGATTGGGATCTCGGCGAATTGAATGCGCTGGAAAAAGCGCAGCAGACGGCGGCGCTGGCGGCGGTGAACCAGCAGTTGGAAAGTCAGACGGCTGAACAGCGGGTCGCCTGGGCGCTGGAACATTTGCCGGAGCAGGCGGTGCTGTCATCGAGCTTTGGCATTCAGGCCGCGGTCAGCCTGCGTTTGGTGACGCGCCAGCGTCCAGATATTCCGGTTATTCTGACCGACACCGGGTATCTGTTCCCGGAGACCTATCGCTTTATCGATGAGCTGACAGAGACGCTGGGGCTGAACCTGCAAATCTTTCGCGCCACGACCTCGCCGGCCTGGCAAGAAGCGCGCTACGGCAAACTGTGGGAGCAGGGCGTTGAGGGGATCGAACGCTATAACCAGCTCAACAAGGTGGAGCCGATGAATCGCGCGCTGGCGACTCTGGGCGCGGGGACCTGGTTTGCGGGTCTGCGGCGCGAGCAGTCCGGCAGCCGCGCCCACCTGCCGGTGCTGGCGATTCAGCGCGGCGTCTTCAAGCTGCTGCCCATTATCGACTGGGATAATCGGCAGGTATACCAATACCTTACCCGTCACGGCCTCAGCTATCATCCCTTGTGGGAACAGGGTTACCTGTCTGTGGGTGACACTCACACGACGCGCAAGTGTGAGCCCGGCATGAGCGAAGAAGAGACGCGCTTCTTCGGGTTGAAACGCGAATGCGGGTTGCATGAAGGCTAA
- a CDS encoding M28 family peptidase, giving the protein MRYPACLRIALWLFVSAGLTQAAQAASPLSPERYAQEQTRAIATYFPGRMAGSPTELLAAEHLQQQFRALGYQSYLRAFNTRYRYGAPGERVDWQRITASSTIAAKAGLAGQGEILVIAHLDTYLPRNDRDLNHNLGGLTLQGVDDNAAGIGIMLALARDLGRLPLRSGVRFVALSAVTPDLAGSQDYLDRVSPPEKQQTRLVVDLQQLIACEKLRVDYQLLAGANALLPQINALRAQARRASIPLLIHQ; this is encoded by the coding sequence ATGCGTTACCCCGCTTGCCTGCGTATTGCGCTCTGGCTGTTCGTAAGCGCTGGACTGACGCAGGCCGCCCAGGCCGCTTCTCCTCTCTCTCCCGAACGCTACGCCCAAGAGCAAACCCGCGCTATCGCCACCTATTTTCCCGGGCGCATGGCGGGCAGTCCTACGGAGCTGCTGGCCGCCGAGCACCTGCAGCAACAATTTCGCGCGCTGGGCTATCAGAGCTATCTGCGCGCTTTCAATACCCGCTATCGCTATGGCGCGCCGGGCGAACGAGTGGACTGGCAGCGCATTACCGCCAGTTCTACTATCGCCGCCAAAGCCGGCCTGGCCGGGCAAGGGGAGATTCTGGTTATCGCCCACCTCGACACCTACCTGCCGCGCAACGATCGCGATCTGAACCACAACCTCGGGGGGTTGACGCTGCAGGGGGTGGACGACAATGCCGCCGGGATCGGTATCATGCTGGCGCTGGCGCGCGATCTGGGACGCCTGCCGCTGCGCTCCGGCGTGCGTTTCGTGGCGTTGAGCGCCGTCACGCCCGATTTGGCAGGCAGCCAGGACTACCTTGATCGCGTGTCGCCGCCGGAGAAACAGCAAACGCGGCTGGTGGTGGATCTACAGCAGCTCATCGCCTGCGAAAAGCTGCGCGTCGATTATCAGCTGCTGGCAGGCGCGAACGCGCTATTGCCGCAAATTAACGCCCTGCGCGCGCAGGCCCGCCGCGCCAGCATACCGCTGCTGATCCATCAGTAA